One stretch of Bacillus spongiae DNA includes these proteins:
- the hprK gene encoding HPr(Ser) kinase/phosphatase, producing MAKVRTTDIIEKFNLELISGEEGIHRPITTSDISRPGLEIAGYFNYYPAERIQLLGKTELSFLEKLSKEEREVRMDKLCTDITPGICISRDLEVPDELKLAAEKYSVPLMRSSLKTTRFSSRLTNFLESKLAPTTAVHGVLVDIYGVGVMIIGKSGVGKSETALELVKRGHRLVADDCVEIRQEDTDTLIGGSPELIEHLLEIRGLGIINVMTLFGAGAVRSYKRITLVINLEIWDKTKHYDRLGLEEETMRIIDTDIPKLTVPVRPGRNLAVIIEVAAMNFRLKRMGVNAAEQFQERLSGAISSAEQDDNEEL from the coding sequence ATGGCGAAAGTGCGAACAACAGATATTATTGAAAAATTCAACTTAGAATTAATTAGTGGTGAGGAAGGTATTCACAGGCCGATAACAACGAGTGATATCTCTCGACCTGGTTTAGAAATAGCAGGCTACTTCAACTATTATCCTGCTGAACGAATTCAACTCCTTGGGAAGACTGAACTTTCTTTTTTAGAAAAGTTGAGTAAGGAAGAGCGAGAGGTCCGCATGGATAAACTATGTACAGACATCACGCCAGGGATTTGTATCTCAAGAGACTTAGAGGTACCAGATGAGTTAAAGTTGGCTGCTGAAAAATACTCTGTTCCACTAATGCGTTCTTCGCTTAAAACAACGAGGTTTTCTAGTCGTTTAACCAATTTCCTTGAAAGTAAATTAGCACCAACAACGGCCGTACACGGCGTGCTTGTAGATATATATGGTGTGGGTGTGATGATCATCGGGAAAAGTGGTGTCGGAAAGAGTGAAACAGCACTGGAATTAGTGAAGCGAGGCCACCGTTTAGTAGCTGATGATTGTGTAGAAATTCGACAGGAGGATACGGATACACTGATAGGTGGCTCACCAGAGTTAATCGAACATTTACTAGAAATAAGAGGACTTGGCATTATTAATGTGATGACCTTATTTGGTGCTGGAGCTGTTAGGAGCTATAAACGAATTACTTTGGTCATAAATTTAGAAATATGGGATAAGACCAAACATTACGACCGTTTAGGTTTAGAAGAGGAAACCATGAGAATTATTGATACGGATATACCTAAATTAACGGTACCGGTACGACCTGGGCGAAATTTAGCTGTTATCATTGAAGTTGCTGCGATGAATTTTCGTTTAAAACGTATGGGAGTTAATGCGGCAGAGCAATTTCAGGAGCGTTTATCAGGAGCAATTTCATCAGCAGAACAAGATGATAATGAAGAATTATAG